From a single Oreochromis niloticus isolate F11D_XX linkage group LG4, O_niloticus_UMD_NMBU, whole genome shotgun sequence genomic region:
- the pex12 gene encoding peroxisome assembly protein 12: MAEAGAHLTSTAVSEQPSVFEVLAQESLMEAVRPALKHAVKVLAESNPSRFGFLWRSFDELYLLLDLLLQNHFLSNCSASFSENFYGLKRVSGRQRLPVRLGMTRASRWWSLLLLCLLPYLQAKLEAKLARQRDEEDFSIRLAQTRSQRLYRAAVAAYPYVSSAWQTWIFCQQLLFVFGVSRTHSPLLWLAGVRLERLNAQDIRDMERNARTPGRPAGGSLMQRAWWMMSQAARGMAVSVSSSLSMGVFFLQFLEWWYSSENLSTVKALTSLPAPPPPLHLQQDQTGLGSESRNCPLCRKPHTNATVLSTSGFVFCYRCIYTYVKSNHRCPVTGYPTELQHLIKIYSPES; this comes from the exons ATGGCTGAGGCCGGAGCCCATCTCACATCCACGGCTGTCAGTGAGCAGCCGTCAGTGTTTGAAGTCCTGGCACAGGAGTCTTTGATGGAGGCGGTCAGACCGGCACTGAAGCATGCAGTCAAG GTTCTGGCAGAGTCCAACCCATCCCGCTTTGGCTTCCTGTGGCGAAGCTTTGATGAGCTGTACCTGCTGCTGGACCTCCTCCTTCAGAACCACTTCCTGTCTAACTGCAGTGCCTCCTTCTCTGAGAACTTCTACGGACTGAAAAGAGTTTCAGGCAGGCAGAGACTTCCTGTGCGCCTCGGGATGACCAGGGCATCCCGCTGGTggtctcttcttcttctgtgcctGCTGCCATACCTGCAGGCCAAGCTGGAGGCCAAGTTGGCACGGCAAAGGGATGAGGAGGATTTCTCCATCCGGCTGGCGCAGACGAGGAGCCAGAGGCTGTACCGGGCGGCCGTAGCAGCATACCCGTACGTCAGCTCAGCCTGGCAGACCTGGATCTTCTGTCAGCAGCTGCTGTTTGTCTTTGGAGTCTCCAGGACCCACAGTCCTCTCCTGTGGCTGGCCGGGGTCAGACTGGAACGACTTAATGCTCAAGATATCAGAGATATGGAGCGGAATGCCAGGACTCCCGGGAGACCAGCTGGTGGAAG CCTGATGCAGAGAGCGTGGTGGATGATGTCACAAGCAGCGAGGGGCATGGCTGTGTCTGTCTCCTCTTCCCTCTCTATGGGGGTTTTCTTCCTGCAGTTCCTGGAGTGGTGGTACTCGTCTGAGAACCTCAGCACAGTGAAAGCTCTCACCTCCCTGCCTGCTCCTCCGCCCCCGCTCCACCTGCAGCAGGATCAGACCGGGCTGGGCTCAGAAAGCAGGAACTGTCCTCTGTGCAGGAAGCCCCACACCAATGCCACCGTGCTGTCCACCTCGGGCTTTGTGTTCTGTTACCGCTGCATTTACACATACGTGAAAAGTAACCACCGCTGCCCGGTCACCGGATATCCCACCGAACTGCAACACCTCATCAAGATCTACTCACCAGAGAGCTAA